Below is a genomic region from Terriglobales bacterium.
TGGGCAGCGTGCCGTCCTCAGAGGGAGCGGCGGGACCGGCGGCGAATGCGGCCGCGGTGAGCACTGCAAGAGTCAGGGAAAGGGTCTTCCGATGCATTGTTGCCTCGTCTTGTGGAATCCTCGCGGCTGCAGAATCTTCGATTCTACACGGCGGCGATTGGCGCAGAGTCTCCCGGCGGCTTATCTGAGCCAGAGCCATCCGGCTAACGCCGCCGCCAGCATCACTACGGCCACGGCATACCCGGCGCGCCACAGGATGAGCGCAAGAAGTGCAACGGCGAAGATAGCGAGCGAAGCAGGCGAGGTGAGCGCGCTGTGCGCCAGATCCAACGTGGTGGCCGCAATCAACCCTACGACGCCGGCGGTGACGCCATCGAGGAGGTCGTGCAGAGCAGGATT
It encodes:
- a CDS encoding chromate transporter, with translation NPALHDLLDGVTAGVVGLIAATTLDLAHSALTSPASLAIFAVALLALILWRAGYAVAVVMLAAALAGWLWLR